The genomic region GGACCGGAGCTTGCATATCTGGCAGATATTGGCAGGATAACTCCATGTTATGCAAATGATGACGAAGCACTGGAAGCTTTCTATGAACTCAGTCGCCTTGAAGGAATTATCCCTGCACTTGAATCATCGCATGCAATTGCTTATCTTATGAAAATGGCAAAGATGGGAAAACTTGGAGAGCTCGGTGATCTTGTTGTTATCAACCTATCAGGAAGGGGAGATAAGGATCTTGAAACTGTATTTAAATTAAAGGAAGAAGAGTCAAAGGAGGATTGTCTGTGAAAATTGAAGACAAGTTTGCAGAACTTAAAGAGAGGAATGAAAAGGCACTTATTGCCTACGTCTGTGCAGGTGATCCTTCATCTGAAGCTACAAAAGAAATTGTTAATGCACTTGTAAAAGGCGGAGCAGATATTGTTGAGCTGGGTCTCCCATTTTCAGATCCTGTTGCAGACGGACCTACGATACAGGCAGCATCAACCAGAGCTTTGGAAGCAGGCATGAACCCGGATCTTTATTTTGAAATGGCAGCATCAATTAAGGAAAATGTTCCTCTGGTATGCATGACATACTATAATCTAATATACAAAAGAGGAAACGAGAAATTTGCCAGGGATTGTGCTGAGGCAGGAATTACAGGAATTATTGTACCAGATCTTCCTGCAGAAGAAGCAGACGAACTACATGCTGCATGCAAACAGAATGGCGTTGACCTGATATTCCTTATCACACCCGTCACAACAGGAAAAAGGATGGAAAAGAACCTGGAAAAAACATCCGGTTTTGTCTATATCGTTTCAAGACTTGGAGTCACCGGAGAAAGAGTTGATGTTGCAGAGTCTACAAAGAACATACTTTCCCGCATTGATACAACAGTTCCAAAGGCAGTTGGGTTTGGAATATCCAACGGACAGCAGGCTGCAGAAGTTATCAAAGCAGGTGCTGATGCCGTAATTGTAGGTTCTGCTTTTGTAAACATAATCGCTTCAGGTGAGAATGTAAATGAAAGAGTAGAGAAACTTGCATCAGAATTAAAGAAAAGCTGCAGATAATTTACTGCCAGCTTTTTTCCTATTTTAAATTAGAATCAATTTTTAATTTAAACTGTTTTTAAAAAAGCAAATTAGAGAATGCAAATCATTCTCCAAAAAGCTGATCCACAAACCACTGAGGATCGAATTTACGAATATCATCATATCCCTGCCCCATTCCAAGGAACAATATTGGTTTTCCTGTTATGTAGGCAATGGAGATTGCTGCACCACCTTTGGAATCGGCATCTGTTTTTGTCAGAATTGAACCGCTTATAGGAACTGCATCATTAAACTGTGCTGCCCTTTCTACAGCATCGTTGCCTGCAACTGCTTCATCCACAAAGATAATGAGGTCCGGAGGAGCTACACGGCAGACTTTTTTAAGCTGCTCCATGAGGTTAATATTGGTATGCATCCTGCCTGCGGTGTCAGATAATACTACATCCACATTATGTGCTTTTGCATGCTGCATTGCATCATAAATAACAGCAGCCGGGTCACCCTGCTCCTGATGTTTAATTATTTTTACACCAATATTATCAGCATGGATTGCAAGCTGATCAATAGCTCCTGCCCTGAATGTGTCACCTGCAGCAACTACAACGGACATACCCTGATCCTTGAAACGTTTGGAAAGCTTGGCAATTGAAGTGGTCTTTCCAGTTCCGTTTATACCGATAAAAACAATATGCACCGGCTTTTCAGCTTTTTCCACATATTCATCAAGGTCAAATACATTGGCACTCATCACATCATAGATTGCATTTTTCAGAGCATCTTCAACAATGTTCCCCGTATTGCTACCAATACGTCTTCTGGTCCCAACCAGCTGGCTCTTTACTGAGTTTACAATTGCTTCTGAGACTGAAAGTGCAATATCACTCTCAAGAAGTGCCATTTCCAGATCCCAGAGAGGTTCTTCGAGATCATCCTCTTCCAGAATGAATTCTCTTTCAAAAACAAGAGCTTTGGCTTTTTGTGCGAAACCAAATTTCTTAGTAGTTTTGCTCTCCTCTTTTGGATCGGTCCGGGTTTCTTCAGCTGGAATTTCAGGTTTTTCTTCTAATACTTCCTGTGAAGAAGGAGAAATTGAAACAGGAGATTCCAGCTCTTCATCAGATTCTACAATTTCCTCTACAATTTCTTCAACGGATTCGATAGCTACAGCTTTTTCATCTATTTTACTGCCAATCTTATCCTTGAATCCACTGAGTTTTGCCTTGAGTTTATTGAACACGTGATACAACTCGCAAGTTTGTTAAAAATAGAAAAAATAGAAAAAAAGGTTCACTGGGAACCTGCATTACCTTGTGGCTGCTGGAGCTTTGCAAGGAATGACTCAATAGCCTGCATCTGCTGGCTTAACTGGGCAAGGGTGTTATTCATATTATCAAGAGCTGTTGTAAGCTTTTCTCTGCGGCGCTGGAGAATTTCCTTTGCTTCAGGAAGAGGTCTTTCAACAGTTAACCCTGCACCGATATCAACCACTGCTTTGTCAGTGTGACTGATATTGGCATATATAAATGAACCGGAACCTATAGGAAACATTATTTCAGAACCAGCGGAAACAGTGTTAAGCTCATCTATTGTGTTAATTGCTCTATTACAATCTTCCAATGATATCTGGACCATGCTCATCTGCTGCTGAACCATCTCCGCACGCTTTTGAAACTCACGGTGCTGGTTTGCAAGAACCCTTGGATCCTGTCCATTCATATCCGCCATGGATCATGCCTCAGTTATACTTTCGATCTTTATCAAGTTTCTTTTAAGACCATGTTGACTGCCGACGAGTGAATACACTTTATCCTCTGCATTCTTCTCGTTCTGGCTCTCAATGACCTTTGTAAACTTTTCCCATGCTATTCCGGCCTTGAATGTGCCTTTGACCTGAAATGTCTTCATTTAAATCACCTAAAACCATTATTCTAATAAGTCCAGGGCATCCTCTATTCTTCCCAGTTCATGTCCCGTAGTCTTCGAACCTGCAACATAACCTTTGGAATTTGCAATCAATCCGGAACCAACCATTTGAGTTCCATAATTAGAGGTCCCAATATCTACGGGAAGATCGAACAACTTTTCGAGCATTTCAAGCTCGGTACTGGTTGCCCGCGGATTTACAAGCAAACCTTTATTGGTTGCAACTCCGGCCATCCCTACAGTTTTTGCACCGCCTATAGTGCCTCTTTTAACATCTACATTAAGAGCTTTCTCAATAGTTTCCACAGATTTATCATTGAGTTCCGGATGTACAAGTGCAGCAGAATCATTTGCAAGCACAACATTACCTATAGCATTAAGCTTACTTGGTAATTCAACAACAGGAACATCGATCTTTTCTATGCCTCTGACATTGGAATCCATTGGAACAAGCACTGCGTTGGAATTTCCCCGACAAAGTGAACCCACAATAGTACTTCCATTGATAAGGGTTTCCACTACATTTGCCTGCAAGAACTGGCCTATCTTTTCACGGACAGGCTCAGGTGTACCTAAGGGTACAAGCACTATATTTTCGGTGCATGTTGCAAAAGCCCCTAGAATGGGGCTTTCCTGTATAGTTATAGTTCGTAACATTATATTCTTAAACTGGAATGATACCCGGGATCATTTATGCGAGTTCCGCCTGAACTTCTCCATCCTCGAACTTTGCAGCCCTTATACGGATGGAGAGAGGTGGTTTCTCAGAACCATGTTCCCATACTTTCTCATTGATAGTCTTGTCTAACTTGATCATGTCAGGCTCAACTTTCATGTGTTTTGTAAGGTATGCTCTGATAACTTTTACAGCCTTCTTTGATCTCTTCCAGCGAGGGTATTCCTTCACTTCACGGAGAGGGATCGTATAGATCTGCTCTTTTACTATATCTTCTGCCATTATCATCACCTACTTATTTCACATCGAGACTGCTTCTTCTCCAGTGTCTTCTCTTTGGATGGCTTACGACCTTACGACCGGTCTTAATGATAACCCAGGTAGGAACCCTGTGGTTCTGCCTGTGTGCTTTTGCCAACCTTGTCTTCTGTCCTTTAGTATTGTGGCTCACTTGTCTCACCTATGCTATGATTTGTATTATAGTATCGATTGAATTTTGAACTTATAACATAATTATTGTATAAATCCTTAATCATGTTGTTCCGTTCGCTGTTTCATTCCTTCACGCTTATCTTGCGTTCGATAACATGTGATTGTACATGAGTGGGGAATATTTCTTTAATCTTTTCAGAACCATGACTTTGAACTATCATTTCCCTTAGTTCAGTTTCATAATCTGCTTTAAGTACATCCTCACTCAGACCTTCTTCGATGACCAGATGCTTATTCACAAGTTCATTTACTGCAGCACGCCCAAATCCTTTCAAAGGGCATATATAGTGAACACCAAACCGATCCTCAATGCTTCTTATCTGTGATAATTCAAGCATAGGAACACGATCATCACGGCGAATTCCGTCAGCAATGAATGTGACATTAGAGTCGACCGCTAGATGCTCTATAACGCTTCTGTGAATGAAATTGATTGCATTTTTGGGGAAGCCATCCTCCATAATCATATCGTATGCCTTTTCAAGAATTGAAACATCAGGTTTGATAATCCTGTGGGCAAAACCAAGCCTCTCTGCAGTTTCAGCAGCTACTTCCCCAACAGGAAGCAGTGAAAAACTACATGTTACTAGTTCAACTTCAAAGAAAGGCTCCAGCAGTATTGCGGACAAAGAACTGTCCTTTCCACCACTGAACATTACCGATACATGCATGAAGGGCGCTCACATACGCTTAATAGTAGTTTCCCTCTTTTTGGGCTGCATCTGAACCAGAAGCTGTTTGAGTTTTTCATCGTCGATCATGGATTGTAGCCTGCCACTCTGTGCAAGCATGATCAACTGGTTTTCAAGCTGCTCAACAAGTTCCTTACGGGACATGCGTAGATTTGTCAGCCTTTCACGCGCTTCCGGAGTCAGGATCTGACGCATCAGAGCCTGCTTCTTTGCTTCCATCTCAGCCTGCATTTGCTCCTGTTGCATTGCAGCCTGCATATCAGCTCCGCCTGCCTGTTGTTGAGCTGCCTGTTGCTGCTGCTGGATTTGTGCAAGTCTTTTTCTTCTTATCTCTTCAAGGTCATCAGTCATGAAAGTCACCTTTGCTTATAAGATTAAGCAGTGATTCCTTATAGAAGTTATCGAACTGGAATCGCACTCAGTATTTTGCAAGACCTGGAATGGTTTCCAGAAGATCTTGTTTTACCTCATATGCAACATTGTCAAGCATGGACTGTCCCTGTGGGGATACCACACGACCGCTCTTGAGAGTGCGTACAAAACCTGCTTCTTCAAGCTGCTGAAGTGCAGTTCTTGCTATTGCACCGCTGCCCTTTGCCTTTTTGCCAGGAGCAACGCCTCTGTCCTTCTTTCCACCATAGACAGATCTCATTCTCTCAACACCGATTGGGCCCTGGGTGTATACAGTTCTAAGTACTGCTGCACATCTTGTGTACCACCATTCAGTATCGATTGGTGGAAGTTCCTTGTGCACACCTGTCTTCACGTATGTTGCCCATTCAGGTGCATTTACTTTATCGTTATCTTTCAACTTTTCTGCTACCTTTGCTATAAACTCGGCTGCAGGAACGTCATATACAGTTGTCATTAATATTCTCCTGAATTATAATATCTGTTAAGATACCCACCATCTGCAGGACTCAATTGCATCAAGTGATTAGTTCAGCTGGATTTGTGATGTTTAAACTATTGAGTAGTATATACGTTTTTCGGCAGTTTTCGCCAAAAAGTATTATTTTCTGAAGGTCTGCTCCCTTGCAGGACCTACAGAAATAATATCTATCTTTACACCCATCTTATCTTCAAGATAAGTTACATAGTCCTGGGCTGTCTGTGGAAGATCGTTGAATTCCTTCACACCGGTAAGATCACTGTCCCATCCCTGAAGGTCTTCGTATACCGGTTTGCATCTTGCAAGTTCGGAAGTATCTTCAGGAGGATAATCTATTACTTTTCCATCCAGCTCATAAGCAACACAAACTTTTACCGTGTCAAGATTGGATAAAACATCTAATTTAGTAAGTGCAATGGATGTGTAACCATTCAGGTAAATTGCTTTCCTTAGCAGTGGAAGGTCAAACCATCCACACCTTCTGGATCTGCCGGTAGTAGTACCAAACTCCCCACCAACATCCTGTATTTGCTTACCGATGTCATCAAAGAGTTCTGTAGGTAATGGGCCTTCTCCAACCCTTGTGATATATGCTTTCACAATCGCCAGCACTTCATCAACCCTTGTTGGCCCTACA from Methanolobus tindarius DSM 2278 harbors:
- the trpA gene encoding tryptophan synthase subunit alpha codes for the protein MKIEDKFAELKERNEKALIAYVCAGDPSSEATKEIVNALVKGGADIVELGLPFSDPVADGPTIQAASTRALEAGMNPDLYFEMAASIKENVPLVCMTYYNLIYKRGNEKFARDCAEAGITGIIVPDLPAEEADELHAACKQNGVDLIFLITPVTTGKRMEKNLEKTSGFVYIVSRLGVTGERVDVAESTKNILSRIDTTVPKAVGFGISNGQQAAEVIKAGADAVIVGSAFVNIIASGENVNERVEKLASELKKSCR
- the ftsY gene encoding signal recognition particle-docking protein FtsY yields the protein MFNKLKAKLSGFKDKIGSKIDEKAVAIESVEEIVEEIVESDEELESPVSISPSSQEVLEEKPEIPAEETRTDPKEESKTTKKFGFAQKAKALVFEREFILEEDDLEEPLWDLEMALLESDIALSVSEAIVNSVKSQLVGTRRRIGSNTGNIVEDALKNAIYDVMSANVFDLDEYVEKAEKPVHIVFIGINGTGKTTSIAKLSKRFKDQGMSVVVAAGDTFRAGAIDQLAIHADNIGVKIIKHQEQGDPAAVIYDAMQHAKAHNVDVVLSDTAGRMHTNINLMEQLKKVCRVAPPDLIIFVDEAVAGNDAVERAAQFNDAVPISGSILTKTDADSKGGAAISIAYITGKPILFLGMGQGYDDIRKFDPQWFVDQLFGE
- the pfdA gene encoding prefoldin subunit alpha, whose translation is MADMNGQDPRVLANQHREFQKRAEMVQQQMSMVQISLEDCNRAINTIDELNTVSAGSEIMFPIGSGSFIYANISHTDKAVVDIGAGLTVERPLPEAKEILQRRREKLTTALDNMNNTLAQLSQQMQAIESFLAKLQQPQGNAGSQ
- the rpl18a gene encoding 50S ribosomal protein L18Ae — encoded protein: MKTFQVKGTFKAGIAWEKFTKVIESQNEKNAEDKVYSLVGSQHGLKRNLIKIESITEA
- a CDS encoding translation initiation factor IF-6 produces the protein MLRTITIQESPILGAFATCTENIVLVPLGTPEPVREKIGQFLQANVVETLINGSTIVGSLCRGNSNAVLVPMDSNVRGIEKIDVPVVELPSKLNAIGNVVLANDSAALVHPELNDKSVETIEKALNVDVKRGTIGGAKTVGMAGVATNKGLLVNPRATSTELEMLEKLFDLPVDIGTSNYGTQMVGSGLIANSKGYVAGSKTTGHELGRIEDALDLLE
- a CDS encoding 50S ribosomal protein L31e encodes the protein MAEDIVKEQIYTIPLREVKEYPRWKRSKKAVKVIRAYLTKHMKVEPDMIKLDKTINEKVWEHGSEKPPLSIRIRAAKFEDGEVQAELA
- a CDS encoding 50S ribosomal protein L39e; the encoded protein is MSHNTKGQKTRLAKAHRQNHRVPTWVIIKTGRKVVSHPKRRHWRRSSLDVK
- a CDS encoding DUF7411 family protein, producing the protein MHVSVMFSGGKDSSLSAILLEPFFEVELVTCSFSLLPVGEVAAETAERLGFAHRIIKPDVSILEKAYDMIMEDGFPKNAINFIHRSVIEHLAVDSNVTFIADGIRRDDRVPMLELSQIRSIEDRFGVHYICPLKGFGRAAVNELVNKHLVIEEGLSEDVLKADYETELREMIVQSHGSEKIKEIFPTHVQSHVIERKISVKE
- a CDS encoding DNA-binding protein, producing MTDDLEEIRRKRLAQIQQQQQAAQQQAGGADMQAAMQQEQMQAEMEAKKQALMRQILTPEARERLTNLRMSRKELVEQLENQLIMLAQSGRLQSMIDDEKLKQLLVQMQPKKRETTIKRM
- a CDS encoding 30S ribosomal protein S19e is translated as MTTVYDVPAAEFIAKVAEKLKDNDKVNAPEWATYVKTGVHKELPPIDTEWWYTRCAAVLRTVYTQGPIGVERMRSVYGGKKDRGVAPGKKAKGSGAIARTALQQLEEAGFVRTLKSGRVVSPQGQSMLDNVAYEVKQDLLETIPGLAKY